The Comamonas sp. lk genome contains the following window.
ATTGACCGCTTCAGCGGCGGCGGTGCCAGCGTGCTCTCGGGCGGTGTGGTCTATGCCGGTGGCGGTACCCGCTACCAGAAGCAGGCGGGCTACGAAGACAGCCCCGAAGCCATGGCCGATTACCTCAAGCACGAGGCCAACGGGGTTGTCAGTGAGCAAACCCTGGCGCGCTTCAGCCGCGAGAGCGTCTCCAATCTGGACTGGCTGGAAAAGCAGGGCGTGCGCTTTGACTCCAGCATGCCCAAGTACAAGACTTCGTATCCACCAGACGGCGTTTATCTTTACTACTCCGGCAACGAGGTGGTCCCGGCCTATGGCAACTCCAAGCTGCAAGCCAGGCCTGCGCCGCGCGGTCACCGTGTGGTGGCCAAAGGTCAGTCAGGAGCTACTTTTTTTGCGGCCTTGAAGCAGTCCACGCTGGACAGCGGCGCGCGTGCCTTGACGCAGGCCCGGGTCCGCCGACTGGTGCGCGAGCAGGCCACGGGTCGCATCATCGGTGTGGAAGTCTGGGTTTTGCCCGAGGGCGATGCGCGTACGGAACGCCATAAAAAGCTCGACGAGCTGGTGGCCAAATGGCGCTTGTATCAGGCACCGCGGGCCCAGGCTGGCCGCCGAGAAGCCGCGCAGATTGAAAACGAGATGGGTGAAAAGCGCTTTATCCGCGCCCACAAGGCCGTGATTCTGTCCACCGGTGGCTATATCTTCAACGCCGATCTGATGGAGCAGCATGCACCGGCCTACAAGCCGGGCTGGCTCACCGGTGCCGCTGGCTGTGATGGCTCGGGCCTGCGCCTGGGCCAGAGCGTGGGCGGCGTGGGCAAGGATTTACACAATATCTCGGCCTGGCGCTTCATCACGCCGCCTTCGGCCTGGCCCAAGGGGTTGGTGGTCAATGCCAGGGGTGAGCGCTTTTGCAATGAGCAGGTCTATGGCGCCAAGCTGGGCTACGAGATGATGGAAAAGCAGGGCGGCAAGGCCTGGCTCATCATTGACGGCAGCCTGCGCAGGCAGGCCACGTGGCAGTGTCTGTTTGGTGGCCTGTGGGCGTTCCAGTCCATGCCGGCCCTGGCGCTGATGTACAAGGTGGCGCTCAAAGGCAGCTCGGTGGCCGATCTGGCCCGGAAGATGGGTGCCGATGCCGCCACGCTGCAGCGCCAGTTTGACGAGGCCAATGCGGCTGCGCGCGGCGAGCGTGAGGACGCCATGGGCAAGTCCAAGGATATGCGCCATGAGTTCAAAGGCGGCTCGCTGTTCGCCATCGATATCTCCATCAATCAGAAGATGTTCCCGTTGGCCGTGCTCAGTCTGGGCGGTCTGCAGGTTAATGAAGACGACGGTGGCGTGCTCGATGGCGCGGGGCAGAACATTCCCGGTCTGTTTGCCGCCGGGCGCACAGCCATAGGCATTGCGTCATCACGCTATGTCAGCGGTCTGTCGCTGGCCGACTGTGTTTTTTCCGGTAGACGTGCCGGACGTGCTGCCGTCGTGCTGCACGACGTGGTCAAGGCGCCTGCCATGGCAGGTGCCGGTGTCGCAGCGCTTGAGGGTATAGGTCAGTCGTAACCCCAGGAATCGGGGGCGGCCATGCGCCGGGCAGTTGCCTGGTGTCGGTCGCACAGTGAGTGTGTGAGAGTAAGGGGTCAAGAAAATGAGCAGTGAAGCCACAGCAACCGCAACACGCTATCACCCGCTGCGCGTGCGCGCGGTGATCGAAGAGACGCATGACACCAAATCGATTGAGTTCGATGTGCCTCAGGCACTGGCGGAGCAGTTTCGCTATCGTCCGGGTCAGTTTCTGACGCTGCGACTGCCAATAGAAGGCCGTTATGTGCCGCGCTGCTATTCCATGTCCAGCGCACCTGCGCTTGACGATGCCTTGCGCGTCACCGTCAAGCGTGTCCATCGCGGTCGGGGTTCCAACTGGGTGTGCGACAAGGTTCGTGTGGGCGACACCATTGAGTTGATGCCGCCATCGGGTCTGTTCTCGCCCAGCAATCTGGGCCAGGACTTCCTGCTCATGGCTGGCGGCAGCGGCATTACGCCGGTGTTCTCCATCTTGCGTACCGTGCTCAAGCAGCATCAGGGCAAGGTCGTGCTGTTCTATGCCAACCGCGATGAGCGCTCGGTCATCTTCAAGCGGGACTTGCAACAGTTGGCCGCCGATTATCCAGAGCGTCTGCAAATCGTGCACTGGCTGGATTCCATACAAGGCCCACCTTCGCTGCTGCAGATCGCTGCCTGGGCCAAGCCCTGGGTTGCCAGCTCCGGACAGGCCTTTATTTGCGGGCCGGGCCCTTTTATGGATGCAGCGCAAGCCGCTTTGCTTCAGGCTGGCATGCAGGAGGCTCAGGTGCATGTGGAGCGCTTTGTCTCTCTGCCCGATGAAGAGACCTTGCAGCAAATGCAGGCGCAGGATGCGGCAAACCCGGTTACGGCAGCAGTGGACGAGGCCCTGGTGCAACTGCGTCTGGATGGCGAGGAATACGAGTTCACTTGCAGCGGTACCGAAACCATTCTGGAAGCCGGTCTGCGTGCGGGTATCAATGTTCCCTTCTCCTGCCAGGCCGGCATGTGCGCTTCATGCATGTGTCAGGTGCAGGACGGTACGGTACATCTGCGCCACAACGAAGTGCTGGATGCCAAGGATCTGTCCAAGAAATGGACGCTGGCCTGCCAATCCATTCCCACCAGCGAGAAGCTGCGCGTCAAATTTCCGGAGTAATCATTGATGTCGAATAACAAACAGAATCAGACTGCCTTGACCTTGCCTGGCATGCTGGCCGATGTGGCCCGGCGCTTTGCCAGCCGTGCTGCCGTGATGGAAAACGGTCGCACCATCACTTATCAGGAGCTGCAGGCGCTGAGCCGCCAAGCGGCGCGGGCTTTCATGAGTCTGGGTGTTCAATCCGGCGACCGTGTGGCCTTGTGGGCTCCAAACCTGAGCGAATGGATCATCGCTGCCTGCGGTGTGCATGCCGCAGGTGGTGTGCTGGTCCCGCTGAATACCCGCATGAAGGGGGCAGAAGCCGCGGATATTCTGGAACGCAGCCGCGCCAAGGTGCTGGTGAGCGTGGGCGACTTTCTGAACAACTACTACCCCGATCTGCTGGCAGGCCTGCGCCCCTCTTCGCTGCAGCATGTGGTGGTGCTGGGCGACAAGCTGCTGCCCAGCGCAGACCTGAACTGGTTGCAGTTCATGGCCCGGGCTGAGAGCACGGGCGCCGAGGCCCAGCTGCAGCGTGAAGCCCAGATCGGGCCGGATGATACGGCCGATCTGATGTTCACTTCGGGCACCACGGGCCGCCCCAAGGGTGTGATGGCCGCGCATCGCCCCACCATCCTGGCGTTCCAGGCCTGGTCGGATGTGGTGGGCTTGACCGAAGGCAGCCGCTACCTCATCGTCAATCCCTTCTTTCACACCTTCGGCTACAAGGCCGGATGGGTGGCCGCTTTGCTGCAAGGTGCAACGGTGTATCCGGAGCAGGTGTTTGATGCCGAGGCCATTTTGCGTCGCATCGAGTCGGACCGCATCAGCTTCATGCCTGGGCCGCCTACGCTGTTCCTGTCCATGCTGGCCCATCCCAAGCTCAAGGAGTTTGATCTGAGCTCGCTCAAGGCCTCGGTGACCGGTGCTTCGACCGTGCCGCCCATTCTCATTCGTCGCATGCGCGAAGAGCTGGGTATTGGCAATGTGACTACCGCCTACGGCCTGACCGAGTGCGGCGGCTGTGCCACCTTGTGCGACCCGTCCGACGACGTGAAAACGGTGGCCACGACCTGCGGCAAGGCCTTGCCCGGCACCGAGGTGCGTTGCGTGGATGAGCTGGGCAATACCGTGCCTGTGGGCCAGGCCGGCGAGGTGCTGCTGCGTGGCTATCACATCATGCAAGGCTATTTCGAGGATGCAAAAGCCACCGAAGAAACCATCGATGCCGACGGCTGGCTGCACACCGGCGATGTGGGCGTGCTGGACGAGCGCGGCTATCTGCGCATTACCGACCGTTTGAAGGATATGTTCATTGTCGGTGGCTTTAATTGCTACCCGGCCGAAATTGAACGCATGCTGGCCGACCACCCCGATGTGGCGCAGGTTGCCGTGCTGGGGGTGGAGGATGAGCGCATGGGCGAAGTGGGCTGTGCCTGCGTTGTGGCCCGCAATGGCGTGACGCTGGACAAGGACGCGTTCACCTCCTGGTGCCGCGCCAATATGGCGAACTACAAGGTGCCGCGCTTTGTGTTGCAGATGGATTCGCTACCCGTCAACGCTTCCAACAAGGTGCAAAAGCGCGATCTGCAGCTGCTTGTCAAGTCCCTGCTTGCGCAGCCTGTGGAGCAGACGGCTTGAATAGTTAGCAAGAAAGTCGCCTCGATTTTTTCCAGGGCTATGAAATGGTGGCTATAATCGACGTCTGTTCTGTGAGCTGCAAGGTTTTTCAGAGATGCGGGAATAGCTCAGTTGGTAGAGCGATACCTTGCCAAGGTATAGGTCGACGGTTCGAACCCGTTTTCCCGCTCCAGATTCGAAAAAGGGAAGCGAAAGCTTCCCTTTTTCATTGCATGGGTCGTTATGCCAATGCAATACTTAGGGTGGCAGATTTGTCTGTCGCACCAAGTGGGCCCCGATGGTGAAATTGGTAGACACTGCAGACTTAAAATCTGCCGCTTTTAACAAAGCGTACCGGTTCGATTCCGGTTCGGGGCACCAGGAAATTTCTGCAAAAGCCTGCTTTTTCATTGAAAGCAGGCTTTTGTTTTTGGCGCTGGCTGCAATGGCCTTCATCGTGCCGGATCGCGCCATTGACGTGAATGCCTCCATGGTTAGGGCCTCAAGCCATTTTCGCTGGCCCGCTCAGCTCAAAAAAATCAATATCCAAGCTCGCCGTCGGCGGGCTTTTTTTGCCTCTGTGTCGATGGCCTTGACTGGTGTATTGATAGGGGGAACGTGCGAAAATAGCCCTTAAACCGGTGCAGGCTTGAGTTGCGGTTTGCCTGATTGGACAGTTCACGCAATGCTTGCAATATGGAGCCTGTGTGGCGAGCGCTTTGCTTTAATCACCGGACTGTGAGAGAAAAGATGTCAAGTTACAACGCTGCTTTTGAGATTCATGTTCACGGCCAGGTGCTTTTGCGTGCCGACGTTACGTTTGAGCAGCTGCAAGACGCTCTGCGCCCGTTGTGGGCTTATGCGGGCGCGCGTTCGCTCAGTGATGGCGCGCAAAGCTATTACGACGAAGAGCCTGGCATCAAGTTCGACGAGCAGGAGCACGCCGTGCAAATGTGCTGGACAGTGCGTGGCGATGATGATTTTCGCCAAGCGCTGGATGACATGTGCATGGGGCTCAATGAGTTGGCAGAGCAGGGTGCGGCCATTGAGGTGACTTTCTACGACACCGACTTCGACGAAGAAGAGGCTCCCGAAGAAGCCCAAAGCCGTGATGATTTCCTGATGCTGTTTGTGGGTCCCAATCCCGCAGCCATCATGCAGGTGCAGCGCGAT
Protein-coding sequences here:
- a CDS encoding FAD-binding protein, encoding MSQSNKNRSTINPIESALDVDSADEIRWSDSADVVVVGWGAAGASAAIEARAQGADVLVIDRFSGGGASVLSGGVVYAGGGTRYQKQAGYEDSPEAMADYLKHEANGVVSEQTLARFSRESVSNLDWLEKQGVRFDSSMPKYKTSYPPDGVYLYYSGNEVVPAYGNSKLQARPAPRGHRVVAKGQSGATFFAALKQSTLDSGARALTQARVRRLVREQATGRIIGVEVWVLPEGDARTERHKKLDELVAKWRLYQAPRAQAGRREAAQIENEMGEKRFIRAHKAVILSTGGYIFNADLMEQHAPAYKPGWLTGAAGCDGSGLRLGQSVGGVGKDLHNISAWRFITPPSAWPKGLVVNARGERFCNEQVYGAKLGYEMMEKQGGKAWLIIDGSLRRQATWQCLFGGLWAFQSMPALALMYKVALKGSSVADLARKMGADAATLQRQFDEANAAARGEREDAMGKSKDMRHEFKGGSLFAIDISINQKMFPLAVLSLGGLQVNEDDGGVLDGAGQNIPGLFAAGRTAIGIASSRYVSGLSLADCVFSGRRAGRAAVVLHDVVKAPAMAGAGVAALEGIGQS
- a CDS encoding ferredoxin--NADP reductase, with protein sequence MSSEATATATRYHPLRVRAVIEETHDTKSIEFDVPQALAEQFRYRPGQFLTLRLPIEGRYVPRCYSMSSAPALDDALRVTVKRVHRGRGSNWVCDKVRVGDTIELMPPSGLFSPSNLGQDFLLMAGGSGITPVFSILRTVLKQHQGKVVLFYANRDERSVIFKRDLQQLAADYPERLQIVHWLDSIQGPPSLLQIAAWAKPWVASSGQAFICGPGPFMDAAQAALLQAGMQEAQVHVERFVSLPDEETLQQMQAQDAANPVTAAVDEALVQLRLDGEEYEFTCSGTETILEAGLRAGINVPFSCQAGMCASCMCQVQDGTVHLRHNEVLDAKDLSKKWTLACQSIPTSEKLRVKFPE
- a CDS encoding FadD3 family acyl-CoA ligase, with product MSNNKQNQTALTLPGMLADVARRFASRAAVMENGRTITYQELQALSRQAARAFMSLGVQSGDRVALWAPNLSEWIIAACGVHAAGGVLVPLNTRMKGAEAADILERSRAKVLVSVGDFLNNYYPDLLAGLRPSSLQHVVVLGDKLLPSADLNWLQFMARAESTGAEAQLQREAQIGPDDTADLMFTSGTTGRPKGVMAAHRPTILAFQAWSDVVGLTEGSRYLIVNPFFHTFGYKAGWVAALLQGATVYPEQVFDAEAILRRIESDRISFMPGPPTLFLSMLAHPKLKEFDLSSLKASVTGASTVPPILIRRMREELGIGNVTTAYGLTECGGCATLCDPSDDVKTVATTCGKALPGTEVRCVDELGNTVPVGQAGEVLLRGYHIMQGYFEDAKATEETIDADGWLHTGDVGVLDERGYLRITDRLKDMFIVGGFNCYPAEIERMLADHPDVAQVAVLGVEDERMGEVGCACVVARNGVTLDKDAFTSWCRANMANYKVPRFVLQMDSLPVNASNKVQKRDLQLLVKSLLAQPVEQTA
- a CDS encoding DUF6806 family protein; translated protein: MSSYNAAFEIHVHGQVLLRADVTFEQLQDALRPLWAYAGARSLSDGAQSYYDEEPGIKFDEQEHAVQMCWTVRGDDDFRQALDDMCMGLNELAEQGAAIEVTFYDTDFDEEEAPEEAQSRDDFLMLFVGPNPAAIMQVQRDLLVQDVINMMERHFDASELSGVVAEVDKLFSQRFEALVSSLELGKPPRGAGGSGSGHGGNRRPRHLH